Proteins from a genomic interval of Bacteroidota bacterium:
- a CDS encoding PH domain-containing protein, which yields MRFRPDPLGQLWLWTAVGACVILAVLAPPLFGFFSLLGLLLGLGGWVARWGALYELEKDRLRVRPSWLWAASVEVRRGELAHLRLERTSGQRRLGLADLVLELRDGRSLRLRDLRDPERWAERLRQVLLPEPESAAPLESEQALYPYRGTDVGDRLQTLVGLWAQGLLSEEEFQRQKAELESRPKREGS from the coding sequence ATGCGTTTTCGGCCTGATCCTCTGGGGCAACTGTGGCTGTGGACGGCCGTGGGAGCTTGCGTCATCCTGGCTGTGCTCGCACCGCCCCTGTTCGGGTTCTTCAGCTTGCTAGGCCTTCTGCTGGGGCTTGGCGGGTGGGTGGCCCGCTGGGGAGCGCTCTATGAACTGGAAAAAGATCGGCTGCGTGTGCGTCCGAGTTGGCTGTGGGCTGCTTCCGTAGAGGTACGGCGCGGCGAGTTGGCGCACCTGCGTCTGGAGCGCACCTCAGGGCAGCGCCGGCTGGGCTTAGCGGATCTGGTCTTGGAATTGCGCGACGGCCGAAGCCTGCGGCTGCGGGATCTGCGCGATCCGGAGCGGTGGGCCGAGCGCCTGCGCCAGGTGCTGCTTCCGGAGCCCGAGTCGGCCGCCCCCCTAGAATCCGAGCAGGCGTTATACCCCTACCGCGGCACCGACGTGGGCGACCGACTGCAGACCCTGGTCGGGCTTTGGGCTCAGGGGCTGCTTTCGGAGGAGGAATTTCAGCGCCAGAAAGCGGAGCTAGAGTCCAGGCCCAAAAGGGAAGGTTCATGA
- a CDS encoding ABC transporter permease, with product MRRLWERWLAWALLRRQGGRTFLRFITLLAIAGVAVGVAALELALFLSRGFSREITTKIMGFGAHVQVMRYTEGPLYGADSLLHVLEQLDPQILRAAPVVYGQVIAQGPRDVDGVIVQGVDPERDVSFIRTRLVEGRYGLEASERPTAMLSRTLARRLGVGLGGEFWLYWANGDPSSLILPRATRLRVAGLYETGLVDFDEAFVFVHIDQARSLLGYAPDAVSRIDVQLSDPHQAERVADEIEARLGFPVMARSIFRLYRNLFAWIELQQSTIPLVLGILVIVAAFNLVGTLLMMVLEKTAHIGILKTLGATDRSIARLFVCEGLLLGTIGVGLGNALALLLGFLQLRYGILPLPVEVYYVERAPVYMAATDLVLVSAVALLLCWASTWFPARIAARLHPVEALRFG from the coding sequence ATGAGGCGACTTTGGGAACGCTGGCTGGCCTGGGCCCTTTTGCGCAGACAAGGCGGACGCACCTTTTTGCGCTTTATCACCCTTCTCGCCATAGCGGGGGTGGCTGTGGGCGTGGCCGCCCTGGAACTGGCGCTTTTCCTGTCTCGAGGGTTTAGTCGAGAGATCACAACCAAAATCATGGGTTTCGGTGCGCACGTGCAGGTGATGCGCTACACCGAGGGACCCCTGTATGGGGCCGATAGCCTCCTGCATGTACTAGAACAGCTGGACCCGCAGATCCTACGCGCCGCCCCCGTTGTATACGGACAAGTCATCGCCCAGGGGCCTCGGGACGTGGACGGGGTGATCGTGCAGGGGGTGGACCCCGAGCGGGACGTTTCCTTTATCCGCACCCGTCTTGTGGAGGGCCGCTACGGGCTAGAGGCCTCCGAGAGGCCCACGGCGATGCTTTCTCGGACCTTGGCCCGCCGTCTGGGGGTCGGGCTAGGGGGGGAATTTTGGCTCTACTGGGCGAACGGGGACCCCTCCTCCCTTATCCTACCGCGCGCAACTAGGCTGCGCGTGGCCGGTCTGTACGAGACGGGGTTAGTCGACTTCGACGAGGCTTTCGTGTTCGTGCACATCGACCAGGCCCGTAGCCTGCTGGGCTACGCCCCAGATGCGGTGAGCCGCATCGACGTACAACTGAGCGACCCCCATCAGGCCGAACGCGTGGCGGACGAAATCGAAGCCCGGCTCGGGTTTCCCGTGATGGCCCGCTCGATTTTCCGCCTTTATCGAAACCTCTTCGCCTGGATCGAACTTCAGCAGAGCACGATCCCGCTTGTGTTGGGCATCCTGGTCATCGTGGCGGCCTTTAACCTGGTGGGCACCCTGCTTATGATGGTGCTAGAGAAAACCGCGCACATCGGGATCCTCAAGACGCTTGGGGCCACGGATCGATCCATCGCCCGGTTGTTTGTATGCGAAGGGCTGTTGCTGGGGACGATCGGGGTGGGGCTCGGAAATGCGCTGGCCCTGCTGTTGGGCTTCTTGCAGCTGCGTTATGGGATTTTACCGCTTCCGGTAGAGGTGTACTACGTAGAGCGGGCGCCTGTGTACATGGCCGCTACGGACTTGGTGCTCGTTTCCGCTGTAGCCTTGCTGCTCTGCTGGGCCAGCACGTGGTTTCCGGCCCGCATAGCGGCCCGGCTGCACCCTGTTGAGGCGCTGCGCTTCGGCTAA